A stretch of Aerococcaceae bacterium zg-252 DNA encodes these proteins:
- a CDS encoding N-acetylmuramoyl-L-alanine amidase, translating to MSNTFIEKMAALYQTVPSVLLVSVRIAQACIESSYGNSELARNANNYAGIKASEPWTGEVYAKTTKEEINGVLVDVEGEKFRKYPTIQAFVKDHSNFITSTEWRKSLYADVINATTYQGQCAALTKTYATNSSYGRELIRVIEENDLTKYDEKVIVNMNKPKIIDRTKQALGYPSTGYYPKRALSAIKQIVWHYTWSDHNGVAMQNIKLHEAFWQSQHGWDIGGYHYYIDKYGTIVQNYPLTTVSYGAGKLNPQLVHICCEGKGNYTPEQIKAREELTLWLMQELKISADNVKGHKEIPYNSTTCPGYSVAQLDAFRKDLKAKADKGGSRFVDLPEYKAPAKAYDELTIGQTVTIREGMKAWYNPQDKEGVKPSKDFTGDKDTIENVMSVDVSYSKRAYLLKNKRSWILEQDLVEARKSWVPVEVQEDGTDKGKVELDKNKDYAYINGAYYDVVKRK from the coding sequence ATGTCCAATACTTTTATCGAAAAAATGGCGGCACTGTATCAAACGGTGCCGTCTGTTTTATTGGTGTCTGTTCGTATTGCACAAGCGTGTATAGAATCAAGCTACGGCAATTCCGAATTGGCACGTAACGCCAATAATTATGCTGGTATCAAAGCGAGTGAGCCTTGGACAGGCGAAGTGTATGCGAAGACGACGAAAGAAGAAATCAACGGTGTACTTGTGGATGTGGAAGGTGAAAAATTTAGAAAGTATCCCACGATACAGGCGTTTGTAAAAGACCATAGCAATTTCATTACATCAACTGAATGGCGAAAGTCGTTATATGCTGATGTGATTAATGCGACAACGTATCAAGGACAATGTGCAGCTTTGACCAAGACATATGCTACTAATAGCAGTTACGGACGTGAATTAATACGTGTAATTGAAGAAAATGACTTGACGAAATATGATGAAAAGGTGATAGTGAATATGAATAAACCTAAAATTATTGATAGAACAAAACAAGCGTTAGGCTATCCGTCCACAGGATATTATCCTAAACGAGCCTTAAGTGCGATTAAGCAAATTGTGTGGCATTATACGTGGAGCGACCACAATGGTGTAGCTATGCAAAATATTAAGTTACATGAAGCGTTTTGGCAATCGCAGCATGGCTGGGATATTGGTGGGTATCATTATTATATTGATAAATATGGAACAATTGTACAGAATTATCCACTGACAACTGTATCTTATGGAGCTGGTAAGCTTAATCCACAACTCGTTCATATCTGTTGCGAGGGTAAAGGCAATTATACTCCTGAACAAATTAAAGCACGGGAGGAATTGACGTTGTGGTTAATGCAAGAATTGAAAATCAGTGCTGATAATGTGAAAGGGCATAAAGAGATTCCGTATAATTCTACGACTTGCCCGGGATATTCAGTAGCACAGTTGGATGCTTTCCGTAAGGATTTAAAAGCTAAAGCAGATAAAGGTGGCTCACGTTTTGTTGATTTACCAGAATATAAAGCACCAGCTAAAGCATACGATGAATTAACAATCGGTCAGACGGTTACAATTCGTGAGGGTATGAAAGCGTGGTATAATCCACAGGATAAAGAGGGGGTAAAACCGTCTAAAGATTTTACAGGCGATAAAGATACCATTGAAAATGTGATGTCGGTTGATGTCAGCTATTCTAAACGTGCGTATTTATTGAAGAATAAGCGTTCGTGGATTTTAGAACAGGACTTGGTAGAGGCACGCAAATCATGGGTGCCTGTTGAAGTGCAAGAAGACGGTACAGATAAAGGAAAAGTGGAATTAGATAAGAACAAGGATTATGCGTATATTAATGGTGCGTATTATGATGTAGTGAAACGGAAATAA
- a CDS encoding phage tail family protein — translation MYQFTDTNKNAEGASAPSDNMRFNGVYLNEFIDGYRQLHVSGRHLISREVDMTAISMRNGKWFNTVRDEPRELVIAYRLEASSSEEMRDKMAKFNQLLNTSEPVPVVFDDEKGYTYYAIYADAPSDPEQHLTVIGSFRLICPSPFKYAQQKESHSGQIGVLENENILPDEITAVVSQNTQKVEIVNGTKRMVFEGNYASGDRIVIKWGDEVEIRHNSRNALLDLLQFSFPTTFTIKSNDTITGVNCSVSIKWRDMRR, via the coding sequence ATGTATCAATTTACTGATACTAATAAAAATGCAGAAGGGGCATCTGCACCTTCTGATAATATGCGATTCAACGGCGTTTATCTTAATGAGTTTATTGACGGCTACCGACAGTTACATGTTAGTGGTCGTCATTTAATTAGTCGTGAAGTGGATATGACAGCTATTTCGATGCGTAATGGTAAATGGTTCAATACGGTTCGAGATGAGCCACGAGAGTTGGTTATTGCTTATCGGCTTGAAGCAAGTTCTAGCGAGGAAATGCGGGACAAAATGGCTAAATTTAATCAGTTATTAAATACATCGGAGCCTGTTCCAGTTGTTTTTGATGATGAGAAGGGATATACCTATTATGCTATTTATGCAGATGCGCCTAGTGACCCTGAACAACATTTAACTGTTATTGGTTCTTTTCGACTAATTTGTCCCAGTCCTTTTAAATATGCTCAGCAAAAAGAAAGCCATTCAGGGCAAATAGGCGTTTTAGAGAACGAAAATATATTGCCAGATGAAATTACGGCGGTTGTATCTCAGAATACACAAAAGGTTGAGATTGTTAATGGTACAAAGCGTATGGTTTTCGAGGGAAATTATGCATCAGGTGACCGCATCGTTATTAAATGGGGGGATGAAGTAGAAATAAGACATAATTCCCGTAATGCCTTGTTAGACCTGTTACAGTTTTCGTTTCCGACTACTTTCACAATAAAATCGAATGATACGATAACGGGTGTAAACTGTTCAGTTTCAATTAAATGGAGGGATATGCGACGATGA
- a CDS encoding tail fiber domain-containing protein, with translation MQIKINQRDAPALEFKDGRYYYTFTATEDTNSVDIYSDCLGDTQFKKIQIEKSSEMTSFAPPEVYEGNLSGIFKDYTEINLAMKDTESDFWGKIKLNARGMLEEYHNGTLSAEFMKTASGIEQRLRNALSQSENRFTSTADGIRRDLTNVDGRINSVTSTVDGYKQTLISTQAKVDNLKVGGRNYILDSQRERKTQRFLSIPVYEVLKNSVGETWTISFDIVINENGIERPMRFYRYQGHGIALDIDEMFQPAKTKQRFSFTGVVVEKIHNANYSKGEMAIYDTAGNNSYIVSNIKLERGSIATDWTPAPEDLVSGSDFTTYKNEVTETAEGLTRRIEATDGRVNQFTETVDGFKREITNSVTGRINAVIETVNGVKREIKSSVDDSLSEMTQNINGFKRLVQDAEKNHSQLAQTVSGLESTVNNNQKNMTSRITQLAGLIDQKVARGDLEGIIQNSGDSIWLAVRDRVTTAAGNSKMSGREIINEINLTTGGTLIRSGDNKLMVTPTTTFIQNGTIKSAMIDTLDASKITTGTLNAANVRVINLDAANITTGNLNTRIVNAIRLNANQITSGSLSSEIVKAIRLNANQITTGSLSAEVVNAIRLNANQITGNRAELISAGFNAVNASLQLDGSGIYAKDNAGNYARMTGLPEFKTYGIDNTSLTMTKGQLQFEWGNKPVFAIGNNVVKDGSGILLEKNAWFNVMQKSDLTVATDEYYTVQSGDSPIGILERRFKNFNASRWNESAAEFKRINGWGYAWPTLHPGDKVKIKEGSKTVLGKEHIRYVFRTETTDNGVVVFNYRIDAVGGLHQASDRRIKHDIYDTQVHAISEIEALKFKEFKMNQDNRYVDIGLIAQESGKLRHKGETESIDLHRAVMLALKGIQELNEKVEQLNGRTKN, from the coding sequence ATGCAAATAAAAATTAATCAACGAGATGCGCCTGCTTTAGAATTTAAAGACGGGCGCTATTATTATACGTTCACAGCGACGGAAGACACAAATAGTGTTGATATTTATTCTGACTGCTTGGGAGATACTCAATTCAAGAAGATTCAAATTGAGAAGAGTTCAGAGATGACGAGCTTTGCGCCACCTGAAGTTTATGAGGGGAACTTGTCGGGTATCTTTAAGGATTACACAGAGATTAATCTGGCAATGAAAGACACCGAGAGTGATTTTTGGGGCAAGATTAAACTGAATGCACGTGGGATGTTAGAAGAATATCACAACGGGACGTTATCAGCTGAATTTATGAAAACGGCGAGTGGTATTGAACAACGGCTGCGTAATGCGTTATCGCAGTCGGAAAATCGTTTTACTTCCACAGCGGACGGAATACGTAGAGATTTAACAAACGTTGACGGGCGGATTAATTCGGTGACTTCGACCGTAGATGGGTACAAGCAAACATTAATCAGCACGCAAGCGAAAGTTGATAATTTGAAAGTTGGTGGACGGAATTATATTTTAGATTCCCAGCGTGAAAGAAAAACGCAACGCTTCTTATCAATACCAGTCTATGAGGTTTTAAAAAATAGTGTCGGTGAAACTTGGACAATTAGTTTTGATATTGTCATAAACGAAAATGGTATTGAAAGACCTATGAGGTTTTATCGCTATCAAGGCCACGGCATCGCGTTGGATATTGATGAAATGTTTCAACCAGCCAAAACAAAGCAACGGTTTTCTTTTACAGGAGTGGTTGTTGAGAAAATTCATAATGCTAATTACTCAAAAGGTGAAATGGCAATTTATGATACGGCAGGCAATAACAGTTACATCGTAAGCAATATCAAACTTGAGCGTGGCAGTATTGCGACTGATTGGACACCAGCACCAGAAGACTTAGTGAGCGGTAGTGATTTCACTACATACAAAAACGAAGTCACAGAAACAGCTGAGGGGCTCACAAGACGTATTGAAGCGACAGACGGTCGTGTGAATCAATTTACTGAAACTGTAGACGGCTTTAAACGTGAGATTACGAATTCGGTAACTGGTAGAATTAATGCTGTGATTGAAACTGTGAATGGCGTTAAACGTGAAATTAAAAGTTCTGTGGACGATAGTCTTAGTGAGATGACCCAGAATATCAATGGGTTTAAACGACTTGTTCAAGATGCGGAAAAGAATCATTCTCAGTTAGCGCAAACGGTTAGTGGTTTGGAATCTACCGTTAATAATAATCAAAAGAACATGACCAGTCGTATCACGCAATTGGCAGGTTTGATTGACCAGAAAGTTGCACGTGGTGATTTAGAAGGAATTATCCAAAATAGCGGGGATTCAATTTGGCTGGCAGTTCGTGATAGAGTAACCACTGCAGCAGGTAACTCAAAAATGAGCGGGCGTGAGATTATCAACGAGATTAATTTGACGACAGGTGGCACGTTGATTCGTTCTGGCGATAATAAACTCATGGTAACGCCAACGACAACCTTTATTCAAAATGGGACAATTAAGTCCGCAATGATTGATACGTTGGACGCTAGTAAGATTACGACAGGTACGTTGAATGCAGCAAATGTCCGTGTGATTAATTTAGATGCTGCGAATATCACAACAGGTAATTTAAATACAAGAATTGTGAATGCGATTCGTTTAAATGCCAATCAAATAACGTCTGGAAGTTTAAGTTCGGAAATTGTGAAAGCAATTCGGTTGAATGCCAATCAGATAACGACGGGTTCGTTAAGTGCAGAGGTTGTGAATGCGATTCGATTGAATGCGAATCAAATAACGGGTAACCGAGCAGAGTTGATTTCAGCCGGTTTCAATGCAGTGAACGCTAGCCTTCAGTTGGACGGTTCAGGAATCTATGCCAAAGATAATGCAGGAAATTACGCACGTATGACGGGATTACCGGAGTTTAAAACTTACGGAATTGACAATACGTCTTTGACGATGACAAAAGGGCAACTTCAATTCGAATGGGGCAATAAGCCAGTGTTCGCTATCGGAAATAATGTTGTTAAAGACGGTTCAGGTATTCTCTTAGAAAAAAACGCATGGTTTAACGTTATGCAGAAGTCGGATTTAACCGTTGCGACAGACGAATATTACACCGTGCAGAGTGGTGATAGTCCGATTGGAATATTGGAACGGCGTTTCAAAAACTTTAATGCGTCACGATGGAACGAATCCGCAGCTGAATTTAAGCGAATTAACGGTTGGGGTTATGCATGGCCAACGTTACATCCTGGCGACAAAGTGAAGATTAAAGAAGGTTCAAAGACGGTTCTTGGTAAAGAACATATCAGATATGTGTTTAGGACAGAGACGACCGATAATGGTGTTGTGGTGTTTAATTACCGTATTGACGCAGTTGGAGGTTTACATCAAGCATCGGATAGACGGATTAAGCACGATATTTACGATACGCAAGTACATGCGATATCAGAAATTGAAGCATTAAAGTTCAAAGAGTTCAAAATGAATCAAGATAATCGTTATGTGGATATTGGACTTATTGCTCAAGAATCAGGAAAATTGCGGCATAAAGGCGAAACAGAATCCATTGATTTACATAGGGCAGTGATGTTGGCGCTGAAAGGCATTCAAGAATTAAATGAAAAGGTGGAACAATTAAATGGAAGAACAAAAAATTAG
- a CDS encoding phage holin family protein → MEFSSLPMQPIITLFCLMIGYVIKHTPRTDRLNGYIPVFVLIIGCVMGGIIEPSLTGVVYGGFSGLASTGLHQAFKQRIGVE, encoded by the coding sequence ATGGAGTTTAGCAGTTTACCAATGCAGCCAATTATTACGTTATTTTGTTTGATGATTGGTTATGTCATCAAGCACACACCACGCACAGATAGACTAAATGGCTATATTCCTGTATTTGTTTTAATTATAGGATGTGTTATGGGTGGTATTATTGAGCCGTCCTTGACAGGTGTAGTTTACGGTGGGTTTAGTGGTTTAGCGTCTACTGGGTTGCATCAGGCGTTTAAACAGCGTATTGGGGTGGAATAA
- a CDS encoding phage tail protein, producing MIYLFNNQEQLIKILTDKIVKSAYHTQELTDENYISDKLIVEVKAMDDVELAEVEYIGISSLNKDHAYDLFYVLSHKTVGTITEFIGVQSGIEELRKIPVYDIRPNGSVRQHAERIIQGSNWTVGYTPDIGNAGVNYYYMSAFDALKKMCNSFGVEMQFHVEINGNKIGNRYIEFKKRIGTVTHRRVTYGHNALEIIKEVQKANLVTALIGRGRGEEVSSAGENESGQAGYGRKITFEDIVWEKSQGKPVDKPAGLKYVENKEATAMFGIKTPNGNIPKIGFIEFDTDDRELLLQRTYESLNEQCRPQVLFRTTSAYLTAEIGDTVRVERPDLNIDYAVRVVKIEWNRISNRAISLELGDKLNDSLGSQMKSLSKDIENRLADEIMNQKSDIVDHILSANGFNTNWYSETEPTNPRINDIWYQPDPEFEGHYIMRIWNGEIWEELVRTKNFNRVIEKIKQVEDHLKTTEAEIEKIHARNEEELEKFREELKSLDLSEEKIEAITKKINLELPDFDALKSQIESVRESSRVNAEMIGNDGKTRYSKNILIGEVDRKLLFTDDHITIEANDGGFKKGQTYTISFEALCELLAKAKVSFNFGREAVRGVTMTLTPSSSKLTTVQTGSKTVDVLPGDYTVLMTSGWYKRYSQEVRIEKDTTIDILTEYREIAEGNRTMAYQGEWSENPELILDGGVS from the coding sequence ATGATTTATTTGTTTAATAATCAAGAACAACTGATTAAAATTTTGACGGATAAAATTGTTAAATCTGCATATCATACTCAAGAATTAACGGATGAAAATTATATTTCTGATAAATTAATCGTTGAAGTGAAAGCGATGGATGATGTCGAACTAGCAGAAGTGGAGTATATCGGTATTTCGAGTTTAAATAAGGACCACGCTTATGATTTGTTTTATGTGTTGTCGCACAAAACAGTGGGGACAATTACTGAATTTATTGGCGTACAGTCTGGAATTGAAGAATTGCGAAAAATTCCGGTGTATGATATTCGACCAAATGGGAGTGTAAGGCAGCATGCTGAACGGATTATTCAAGGTTCTAATTGGACAGTAGGATATACACCGGACATCGGTAATGCGGGTGTGAATTATTATTATATGAGTGCATTCGATGCGTTGAAAAAGATGTGTAATTCATTTGGTGTTGAGATGCAATTCCATGTTGAAATAAATGGCAATAAGATTGGTAATCGCTACATTGAGTTTAAAAAACGCATTGGAACAGTTACGCATAGGCGAGTGACGTATGGGCATAATGCGTTAGAAATTATTAAAGAAGTTCAAAAGGCTAATTTAGTAACTGCTTTAATTGGTCGAGGACGCGGCGAAGAAGTGTCTAGTGCTGGAGAAAACGAAAGCGGACAAGCTGGTTATGGACGTAAAATTACATTTGAAGATATTGTCTGGGAAAAATCTCAAGGCAAGCCAGTAGATAAGCCTGCTGGATTAAAGTATGTAGAGAATAAAGAAGCGACAGCGATGTTTGGGATAAAAACACCGAATGGGAATATTCCAAAGATTGGATTTATTGAGTTTGATACAGATGACCGTGAATTGTTGCTTCAGAGAACGTATGAAAGCTTGAATGAACAATGTAGACCTCAAGTATTGTTTCGTACTACATCAGCTTATTTGACTGCTGAAATTGGTGATACAGTGCGTGTGGAGCGTCCTGACTTGAATATTGATTATGCGGTGCGTGTGGTCAAAATTGAGTGGAATAGAATCAGTAATCGAGCAATCAGCCTAGAGTTGGGCGATAAGTTAAATGATTCTTTAGGTTCTCAAATGAAATCTTTGTCGAAAGATATAGAGAATCGTTTAGCAGACGAAATTATGAATCAAAAATCTGACATTGTAGACCATATTCTTTCAGCTAACGGCTTTAATACAAATTGGTATAGCGAAACCGAGCCAACTAACCCTCGTATTAACGATATTTGGTACCAGCCTGACCCTGAATTTGAAGGGCATTATATTATGCGTATTTGGAACGGTGAAATTTGGGAGGAACTTGTACGAACAAAGAATTTTAATCGTGTGATAGAAAAAATTAAACAAGTCGAAGACCACCTAAAAACCACCGAAGCCGAGATAGAGAAAATCCACGCACGTAACGAAGAAGAGTTAGAGAAGTTCCGTGAAGAATTGAAATCATTGGACTTATCAGAAGAAAAAATTGAAGCAATCACTAAGAAAATCAATTTGGAGTTACCAGATTTTGATGCGTTGAAATCACAAATCGAATCGGTGAGAGAGTCCAGTCGTGTCAATGCTGAAATGATTGGTAATGACGGAAAGACTCGTTACAGTAAGAATATTCTTATCGGAGAGGTTGACCGTAAATTATTGTTTACAGATGACCATATTACGATAGAAGCTAATGACGGTGGATTTAAGAAGGGACAGACTTATACAATATCGTTTGAAGCGTTGTGTGAATTGTTAGCGAAAGCGAAAGTGTCGTTCAACTTTGGTCGAGAAGCAGTGCGTGGTGTGACGATGACGTTAACGCCAAGTTCAAGCAAGCTGACGACTGTTCAAACAGGCAGTAAGACGGTTGATGTATTGCCTGGCGACTACACTGTTTTGATGACGTCAGGCTGGTATAAACGATATTCGCAAGAGGTGCGAATTGAAAAAGATACTACGATTGATATTTTAACAGAGTATCGTGAAATAGCCGAAGGGAATCGAACTATGGCGTATCAAGGCGAGTGGTCAGAAAATCCAGAATTAATTTTAGACGGAGGTGTAAGTTAA